CCGGCGTCAGCGTCGACTACCTCACCCGGCTCGAGCAGGGCCGCGACCGCCATCCGTCCGCGCAGGTGCTGGGCTCGCTGGCCGAGGCGCTGCAGCTGTCGGCGGCCGAGCGGGTGCTGCTGCGCAACCTCGCGAAGACCACCAGCGGCGACTTCTACTGCCCGTCCATCGAGTCGCCGCCGGCGTCGGAGGTGCGGCCCACGGTGCGGGCGCTGTTGACGCGGCTCGAACCGGCGCCCGCGGTGCTGGTCAACCGCATCGGCGACGTGCTCGCGTGGACCACGGGGTACGAGCTGCTGGCCGAGCCGCTGGGGCTGCTGGCCGGCGACGCGCCGAACCTGGTCCGCTACCACTTCACCGACCCGCGGGCGCGGGCCACCTACCCCGACTGGAACACCGTCGCCGACGCGCTGGTGGCCAACCTCAAGCTCGACTCCGGCCCCGACGACGACCACCTGGCCGCCCTGGCCGACGAGCTGACGGTGCTGGCCGGAGCGGCGTTCGCGACCCGCTGGACGGCGCCCGCGTCGCCGGGCTCGCGCGCCGGCGTCGACCGCGTCGTGCACCCCGAGGCGGGCGAGCTGCGGCTGGCCTACGAGACGCTCGACCTCTCCGACGGCGAGCACCAGCGCATCGTCGTCTACCTTCCCGGCGACGAGCCGACGTCCGGCGCGCTGGACCGGCTGACCGGGCTGCGCCCCGGCTCGCTGCACGCCGTGGCCGGCTGACCCGGCCGTCCGCCGGCCGCCGGGCGCGCTCCCACGTCGACGCTTCTCCGTCACGTTGCTGATGGTCGGCGGGCCGTCGGGGTGCGGTGAGGCGGGCGGGGTGCGGGGCGATGGCGGGTCAGCGGCGTTCGTTGCCGTGCTTGTAGTTGCCGGTCGCCTTGGCCAGCAGGAGCTGCCGTTCGCGTTCGTCGGCGGCGCGGTCGAGAGCGGCGGTGAGGCGGTCGGCGGAACGTCCGCCGATGGTCGCGACGACCCGGCCACCGCGGCTGACGCGGACGGGGCCGGCCTTCGTCACTTGGTAGTCGTAGGGGTCGTCGTCGAGGGCGTCGGTCATCGGGCCACCGTACGGCGTGGCGCTTGCGTCGCGCTGAACGCGTCGGCGCAGGTCAGGTCGTGAGGCCGTCGGGGCTCCAGTCGAACGTGGGCGGCAGCACTCCTTCGAGCGTGAGCAGCCAGCGCTTCACCTCGAGCCCGTTGCCGCCGGACCCGCCGCTGTAGCCGCCCAGCCCGTCGCTGGCCAGCACGCGGTGGCAGGGGACGACGATGGGCAGCGGGTTGGCGCCCATGATGCCGCCGATGGCGCGGGCCGGCACCCCGGTGCCGCTGCGCTCGGCCAGCCCGCCGTAGGTGACGGACGTGCCGTAGCCGACGGTCTCGTGCAGCGTGCGCAGCACCACCGCCGACGCCGACCCGGGGACGTGGCGCCAGTCGATGACGACGTCGAAGGTGCGCCGCCGCCCGGCGAAGTACTCGCCGAGCTGGGCGAGGACGGGCGCCAGCCGGGCGGGGTCGTCGGCCACCGGGAGCCGTCCGGACCCCGGGCGGCGGCCCCAGCCGACCGCGGCGAGACCGTCGCGGGTGACGGCCACGCTGATGTGGCCGACGGGGGTGTCGAGCCCGCCGACCGCCACGTCATCGCTCACGCCGTCCATTCTGCCCGCACCCACCGACAGGGTCGCGGTTGTGGAGGCCCACCAACCCGGAGCCGCAGGGCTGGTGCGAATTGCCGACTATGTGCCGGGGCCGGTCGTCGGCCAGAGTGGAGGGACATCGCCGCGGGTCCCCGCGGCGTACGCACGTCGGAGGAGCACTCCATGGCAGGAAGGTCGCGGCTGCCGGCCTCCGATCTCGCACGGATCGCCGCGTTCGCCGCGCTGACCGCCGTCCTCGGGCTGCCGGGGTCGTTCCACCTGTTCGGCAACGCCGTCCCGGTCACCCTGCAGTCGATGGGGCCGCTGCTGGCCGGCGCGATCCTCGGCGCGAGACGGGGCGCGCTGTCGCAGCTGCTGTTGCTCGCGCTGGTCGCGGCCGGGTTGCCGCTGCTGGCCGGCGGACGCGGCGGGCTGGGCGTGTTCGCCGGGCCGTCGGTGGGCTACCTCGCCGGGTTCGTGGTGTCGGCGTTCGTGGTCGGGCTGATCGTGGAGCGGTCCGGGCGCCGCCCGGGGATGCACTGGGTGCTGGTCGCCACCCTGCTGGGTGCGGCGACGACGCTGGCCATCGGCATCCCGGTCCAGTCGGCGGTCACGGGGGTGCCGCTGACGGAGACGTTCCAGCTGTCGCTGGCGTTCGTCCCGGGCGACGCCGCCAAGGCGGTGTTCGCGGCGCTGGTCGCGTCGGGGGCGCAACGGGCCTACCCGGACGCCGCGCCGGCCGCCCGCCGCGAGCGGGTCGAGGGCCGCACCGGGGGCGACGACACCGGCTCCGGCCGGGCCTGAGACGCTGCGTCGATGCCGGTCTTCCGCGAGGTCTTGGCACACGCAGCCGCCACACCGCACCGCGCCGCCGTCCGCTACGGCGACACGACGCGCAGTTACGCCCAGCTGGCGAGGGACGCCGAGCGGGCCCGCCCGGACGTCAAGCCGGGCACGCTGGTCCCGCTGCCGGACGGCGACCCGGTCGCGCAGCTCACCGGGCTGCTGGCGGCCGACGCCGCCGGGGCGGTGCCGCTGGCCTGCGACCCGTCCTGGCGGCCCGAGCACCGGAGGGCGCTGCTCGAGCCGCTGCCGGACGTCGTCGACGAGGCGGGGGCGCACGACCTCGCCTGGGCCGGGTTCACCTCCGGCAGCACGGGACGGCCGCGGGTGGTGGTCCGGTCGCGGTCGTCGTGGACCGGGTCGTTCACCGCGACCAGCCGGCTCACCGGGGTCACCGCCGACGACACCGTGCTGGTGCCGGGCGCGCTGTCGTGGTCGCTGACGGCGTTCGCGGCGGCGCACGCGCTGGCGGCCGGCGCGACGGTGCGGCTGACGGGCGACTGGTCGGAGCCGTCGCTGCGGGCGGCGCTGCCGTCGTGCGACGTCGTCCACCTGGTGCCGCACCGGCTGGCGGCGGTGCTCGACGCCCGGCCGGAGCGGCTGCGGACGGCGGTCGTGGGCGGCGCCGCGCTGGGCACGGCGCTGCGCGGCCGGGCGGCGGACGCGGGCATCGGCGTCGTCGCCTACTACGGCGCCACCGAGCTGTCCTTCGTCGCCGCCGACCCGGACGGCGCCGGGCTGCGGCCGTTCGACCGGGTCGAGATCGAGCTGCGGGCGGGCGAGGTGTGGGTGCGCTCGCCCTGGCTGGCGCACGGCTACCTGGGCGACGGCGGTCCGCTGCGCCGCGACGGCGACGGGTGGGCGACGGTCGGCGACCTCGCCGAGCCCGGCGAGCCGCTGGTGCTGCGCGGACGCGGCGACGGCGCGATCCTCACCGGCGGCGCGACCGTCGTGCCGGAGGACGTCGAGGCGGTGCTGGCCGCCGTCCCGGGGGTGGCCGGCGTCGTGGTCGTCGGCGTGCCGCACCCGGGCCTGGGTCAGGTGGTCGCCGCCGTCGTGCAGGGCGACGGGGTGCGGCGGGCCACGCTGGAGGCGGCCGCGCGCGCCGGGCTGGCGCCGAGCCAGCGGCCGCGACGCTGGTCGGCCGTCGACGAGCTGCCCCGGACGTCGTCAGGCAAGCCGGCCCGCGCGCTGGTCGCCGACCTGCCCACCCGGCCGCTGCGGTGAGCGCGCCGGTCGTCGTCGCGGCGCGGCGCACGCCCATCGGGACCGCCGGCAAGGCACTGCGCGAGCTGACTGTCGACCAGTTGGCCGCGCCGGTGCTGTCGGCGGTCGTCGACGACGTGTGGCCGCTCACCGCGATGCGTCCGGTCGACGACGTCGTGCTCGGCAACTGCATGGGCCCGGGCGGGAACGTCGCGCGGGTCGCGGCGCTGGCCGCCGGGTTCGACGTCGCCGTGCCGGGCGTCACCGTCGACCGTCAGTGCGGCAGCGGGCTGGCCGCGATCCTGCAGGCCGGGCAGGCGATCCGGTCCGGCGAGGCGCGGCTGGTGCTGGCCGGCGGCGCCGAGAGCGCGTCGACGGCGCCGCGGCGGATCGGCGCGGCCGGGCCGTACGACCGCGCCCCGTTCACCCCGCCCGAGTTCGGCGACCCGGACATGGGCCCCGCAGCCGACGACCTCGCCCGCCGCCGCGGCGTCACCCGCGGCCGGCAGGACGCCTACGCCGCCGCCAGCCACCGCAAGGCGCTGCTCGCCCGCGACGACGGGCGGTTCGACGCCGAACTGGTGCCGGTCGGCGGGCTGGTCCGCGACGACCGCCCCCGGCCGCTCGACCCCGCCGTCCTGGCCCGGATGCCGCCAGCGTTCGTCCCGCGCGGCACCGTCACCGCCGGCAACTCGTGCGCCAACAGCGACGGCGCCGCCGTCGTCGCCCTGACCGGTGACGACCTGCGAGCCGGACGGCCGGGGCTGCGGCTGGTGGCCGGCGCCGTCGTCGGCTGCGACCCGCGGCTGCCCGGTTGGGGGCCGGTGCCGGCGGTGCACCGCGTGCTGGCGTCCGCGCGGGTGGCGCTGGGCGACGTCGCCGCCGTCGAGATCGTCGAGGCGTTCGCCGGCCAGGTGCTCGCGGTGACCGACGCGCTCGGGCTGGACCCGCTGGCGCGCGACGCGGGCCTCGTCTGCGCCGACGGTGGCGCGCTGGCCCTGGGACACCCGTGGGGCGCGTCGGGCGCCGTCGTCGTGGTGCGGCTGTTCGCGCGGCTGGTCCGGGGCGGCGCGCCGGCGGGGACGCTCGGCCTCGCGACCGCGGCGATCGGCGGCGGGATGGGCGTGGCCGGGCTGTTCGAGGTGGTCCGGTGACGCTGCTGACCGGCGCGTACGTGGCGGGGACGTCGCCGGTGCACCGGGCGCCGGCCGGGCTGAAGCTGGCGCTGCTGGCGGTGGGCTGCACGGCGCTGGTGTTCGCGCGGTCGCTGCCGCTGGTCGGGCTGGCCGCCGTCGTCGTGGTGGGGTTGTACGCGCTGGCGCGGATCGGCGTCCGGGCCGCGTGGGGACAGCTGCGGCCGCTGCGCTGGCTGGTGGTCGTGCTGCTGGTGGTGCAGGTCCTGATCGCGGACCTGCCGACGGCGGTCGCGCTGACGGGCCGGCTGGTGCTCGCGGTCGCGCTGGCCGCGCTGGTGACGTTGACGACGCGGACGACGGCCCTCATGGCCGCGCTGGAACGAGGGCTGCGGCCGCTGCGCCGGTTCGGCGTCGACCCGGCCCGCGTCTCGCTGCTGATGTCGCTGGCTCTGCGCAGCGTCCCGGTCGTCGCCGGGATCGCCGGGCGCATCCGCGAGGCTCGCTGGGCCCGCGGCCGCGAGCGCAGCGTCCGCGCGTTCGCCGTACCCCTCGTCGTCGGCGTGCTGCGGCACGCCGACGCGATGGGTGAGGCGCTGCAGGCTCGCGGCCTGGAGGACTAGGACGCGGTCAGGCCGCACGTCGGGGACCCGGCCGGCCCGTCGTCGGCTGGGAGTACTGTTCCGGCGCGGTGACCTCAGCGCCAACTGTTGGCACGGGTGTCACCCCGCCGCACACCACCACCCCAGGGGGACCCGCAGCTGATCTGCACCGCCGAGGGCATGCCCACCATCTGGGGTCATCCAGGCGGAGACCTCGGCGATGCCCGGCACACCTGCCTCGACGGCGCCGACGGTGGCCGAGCCGGGGTCGTCGAAGTTCGCCTTGAGGTCCGCGGCCACGCTGCGGTGGTCCCAGGTGTCCATGCCGAATGCCTGCACCGGGCCCGGCTCGTGGTCGGCCTGCATCATGAAGATCTGGTTCGCCATCACCTTCCACGTCGCCCGCCGGCCGTCGCCGCAGGCCTGGTCGTCGCGTACTGGCGGGTGTCGACGACGTTGAAGTCGGCCAGCGTGCCGTAGCGCAGCCGCCGGTACAGCTGGAGGTCCGGGCGGGCCCGGAAGACCTCGCCGCCCACGCCGCCGCCGTCGTAGATGTAGTCGCCCAACTGCACCACGAGATCGACGTCCTCGTCGGCGAGGCGGTAGGCGGTGAAGTAGCCGTCGGCGTAGTTCTGGCAGCTGGCGTAGGCGAAGCGGACCTGGTCCGGGCTGGTGTCGGCTGCCGGCGCCGTGCGGGTGCGTCCGACGGGGCTCAGCTCGCTGCCGGCGCGGAACCGGTACCAGTA
This Jiangella alba DNA region includes the following protein-coding sequences:
- a CDS encoding AMP-binding protein: MPVFREVLAHAAATPHRAAVRYGDTTRSYAQLARDAERARPDVKPGTLVPLPDGDPVAQLTGLLAADAAGAVPLACDPSWRPEHRRALLEPLPDVVDEAGAHDLAWAGFTSGSTGRPRVVVRSRSSWTGSFTATSRLTGVTADDTVLVPGALSWSLTAFAAAHALAAGATVRLTGDWSEPSLRAALPSCDVVHLVPHRLAAVLDARPERLRTAVVGGAALGTALRGRAADAGIGVVAYYGATELSFVAADPDGAGLRPFDRVEIELRAGEVWVRSPWLAHGYLGDGGPLRRDGDGWATVGDLAEPGEPLVLRGRGDGAILTGGATVVPEDVEAVLAAVPGVAGVVVVGVPHPGLGQVVAAVVQGDGVRRATLEAAARAGLAPSQRPRRWSAVDELPRTSSGKPARALVADLPTRPLR
- a CDS encoding thiolase family protein translates to MSAPVVVAARRTPIGTAGKALRELTVDQLAAPVLSAVVDDVWPLTAMRPVDDVVLGNCMGPGGNVARVAALAAGFDVAVPGVTVDRQCGSGLAAILQAGQAIRSGEARLVLAGGAESASTAPRRIGAAGPYDRAPFTPPEFGDPDMGPAADDLARRRGVTRGRQDAYAAASHRKALLARDDGRFDAELVPVGGLVRDDRPRPLDPAVLARMPPAFVPRGTVTAGNSCANSDGAAVVALTGDDLRAGRPGLRLVAGAVVGCDPRLPGWGPVPAVHRVLASARVALGDVAAVEIVEAFAGQVLAVTDALGLDPLARDAGLVCADGGALALGHPWGASGAVVVVRLFARLVRGGAPAGTLGLATAAIGGGMGVAGLFEVVR
- a CDS encoding methylated-DNA--[protein]-cysteine S-methyltransferase yields the protein MDGVSDDVAVGGLDTPVGHISVAVTRDGLAAVGWGRRPGSGRLPVADDPARLAPVLAQLGEYFAGRRRTFDVVIDWRHVPGSASAVVLRTLHETVGYGTSVTYGGLAERSGTGVPARAIGGIMGANPLPIVVPCHRVLASDGLGGYSGGSGGNGLEVKRWLLTLEGVLPPTFDWSPDGLTT
- a CDS encoding energy-coupling factor transporter transmembrane component T family protein; translated protein: MTLLTGAYVAGTSPVHRAPAGLKLALLAVGCTALVFARSLPLVGLAAVVVVGLYALARIGVRAAWGQLRPLRWLVVVLLVVQVLIADLPTAVALTGRLVLAVALAALVTLTTRTTALMAALERGLRPLRRFGVDPARVSLLMSLALRSVPVVAGIAGRIREARWARGRERSVRAFAVPLVVGVLRHADAMGEALQARGLED
- a CDS encoding helix-turn-helix domain-containing protein, producing the protein MSDNELGAFLRSRRDAITPAQVGLPAGPRRRAPGLRRAELAILAGVSVDYLTRLEQGRDRHPSAQVLGSLAEALQLSAAERVLLRNLAKTTSGDFYCPSIESPPASEVRPTVRALLTRLEPAPAVLVNRIGDVLAWTTGYELLAEPLGLLAGDAPNLVRYHFTDPRARATYPDWNTVADALVANLKLDSGPDDDHLAALADELTVLAGAAFATRWTAPASPGSRAGVDRVVHPEAGELRLAYETLDLSDGEHQRIVVYLPGDEPTSGALDRLTGLRPGSLHAVAG
- a CDS encoding biotin transporter BioY, which encodes MAGRSRLPASDLARIAAFAALTAVLGLPGSFHLFGNAVPVTLQSMGPLLAGAILGARRGALSQLLLLALVAAGLPLLAGGRGGLGVFAGPSVGYLAGFVVSAFVVGLIVERSGRRPGMHWVLVATLLGAATTLAIGIPVQSAVTGVPLTETFQLSLAFVPGDAAKAVFAALVASGAQRAYPDAAPAARRERVEGRTGGDDTGSGRA